In a single window of the Limnochorda sp. L945t genome:
- the ligA gene encoding NAD-dependent DNA ligase LigA: MARNRTTTQPVEPPDGRAAPASTPPAAPAAVPEEVRRRVDQLRRAIEHHNYRYYVLDAPEISDAEYDALMRELVELEQRYPTLQSPDSPTQRVGGAPLPEFGTVRHRTPMLSLDNVYSLEELRAWDARIRRLLPGESVQYVAELKIDGLAVSLEYEQGRFARGATRGDGVTGEDITQNLRTIKSIPLRLRASAPVRLDVRGEVYMIKSEFARLNEERERRGEPLFANPRNAAAGSVRQLDPRVTASRPLNIFCYQVGTLEGIDVPSTHWERLQLLKELGLRTNPNNRRCDSLDEVIGFIEHWAERRHQLDYETDGIVIKVDRIDQQERLGFTAKSPRWAIAYKYPAERAITRVRAIEVNVGRTGALTPVAVLDPVRLGGTTVSRAGLHNEDIIRKLDVRVGDWVAVQKAGEIIPEVVEVLKERRTGEEVPYTFPETCPVCGARVVRPEGEAVWRCVNRRCRAQLVEGLIHFASRDAMDIEGVGPALVTQLVEKELVRSPADLYRLTETQLAGLERMGPKSARNVVEAIQASKTRGLERLLYALGIRHVGEGTAHDVAEHFGDIHAVARASVEQLMEVPDVGEVVARSIREFFDEPRNQELVAELEQLGVAITQARREAPPAAVASPFLGKRVVVTGTLSRYSRREVQQLLQSLGAQVSDSVSKKTDYVIAGESPGSKLDKARELGVQVLDEESFYRMLPER; this comes from the coding sequence ATGGCACGCAACCGGACGACCACGCAGCCCGTCGAGCCTCCTGACGGCCGGGCGGCGCCGGCGTCGACGCCGCCGGCGGCACCGGCGGCGGTGCCCGAGGAGGTCCGGCGGCGGGTCGACCAGCTTCGCCGGGCCATCGAGCACCACAACTACCGCTACTACGTGCTCGACGCCCCCGAGATCTCCGACGCCGAGTATGACGCGCTCATGCGGGAGCTGGTCGAGCTCGAGCAGCGCTACCCGACGCTGCAGTCGCCCGACTCCCCGACCCAGCGGGTGGGAGGGGCGCCGCTGCCGGAGTTCGGCACGGTGCGCCATCGCACGCCCATGCTCAGCCTCGACAACGTCTACTCCCTCGAGGAACTTCGCGCCTGGGACGCCCGCATCCGCCGCCTGCTTCCCGGCGAGAGCGTCCAGTACGTGGCCGAACTCAAGATCGACGGCCTCGCCGTCTCGCTCGAGTACGAACAGGGCCGCTTCGCCCGGGGCGCCACCCGCGGCGACGGCGTCACCGGCGAGGACATTACCCAAAACCTGCGCACCATCAAGAGCATTCCGCTGCGCCTACGCGCCAGCGCCCCGGTGCGCCTCGACGTGCGCGGCGAAGTCTACATGATCAAGAGCGAGTTCGCCCGGCTCAACGAGGAGCGGGAGCGGCGGGGTGAGCCCCTTTTCGCCAACCCGCGCAACGCCGCCGCCGGCTCGGTACGCCAGCTCGACCCCCGGGTCACCGCTTCCCGTCCGCTCAACATCTTTTGTTACCAGGTCGGCACGCTGGAGGGCATCGACGTGCCCTCGACCCACTGGGAGCGCCTGCAGCTGCTCAAGGAGCTGGGCCTGCGGACCAACCCCAACAACCGCCGCTGCGACAGCCTCGACGAGGTGATCGGCTTCATCGAGCACTGGGCCGAGCGGCGCCACCAGCTCGACTACGAGACCGACGGCATCGTCATCAAGGTCGACCGCATCGACCAGCAGGAGCGCCTGGGCTTCACGGCCAAGAGCCCCCGCTGGGCCATCGCCTACAAGTACCCGGCGGAGCGGGCCATCACCAGGGTACGGGCCATCGAGGTCAACGTCGGCCGCACGGGGGCGCTCACGCCGGTGGCGGTGCTCGACCCGGTGCGGCTCGGCGGCACCACCGTCTCCCGGGCCGGGCTGCACAACGAGGACATCATCCGCAAGCTGGACGTGCGGGTGGGCGACTGGGTGGCGGTGCAGAAGGCGGGCGAGATCATCCCCGAGGTCGTGGAAGTGCTCAAGGAGCGCCGCACCGGCGAAGAGGTACCCTACACTTTCCCCGAGACGTGCCCGGTCTGCGGCGCCAGAGTGGTGCGCCCCGAGGGCGAGGCGGTGTGGCGCTGCGTCAACCGCCGGTGCCGGGCGCAGCTCGTCGAGGGCCTCATCCACTTCGCCTCCCGCGACGCCATGGACATCGAGGGGGTCGGCCCGGCGCTGGTCACGCAGCTCGTCGAAAAGGAGCTCGTCAGGAGCCCGGCCGACCTCTACCGCCTCACCGAGACCCAGCTCGCCGGCCTGGAAAGGATGGGCCCCAAGTCGGCCCGCAACGTCGTCGAGGCCATCCAGGCGAGCAAGACGCGGGGGCTGGAGCGCCTTTTGTACGCGCTCGGCATCCGCCACGTCGGCGAGGGGACGGCCCATGACGTGGCCGAGCACTTCGGCGACATCCACGCCGTTGCCCGGGCCTCCGTCGAACAACTGATGGAAGTGCCCGACGTGGGCGAGGTGGTGGCGAGGAGCATCCGGGAGTTCTTCGACGAACCCCGCAACCAGGAGCTCGTCGCCGAGCTCGAGCAGCTGGGCGTGGCCATCACCCAGGCGCGGCGGGAGGCGCCGCCTGCGGCGGTGGCGTCGCCTTTCCTCGGCAAGCGGGTGGTGGTGACGGGCACGCTCTCCCGGTACTCGCGCCGGGAAGTGCAGCAGCTGCTCCAGTCGCTGGGCGCCCAGGTGAGCGACTCGGTGAGCAAGAAGACGGACTACGTCATCGCAGGGGAGTCCCCCGGCTCCAAGCTCGACAAGGCCCGGGAGCTCGGGGTGCAGGTGCTCGACGAGGAGAGCTTCTACCGCATGCTCCCCGAGCGGTAG
- a CDS encoding D-alanyl-D-alanine carboxypeptidase family protein: MSIRRRQGFQSLRWPSPATLLVLLTAVAALALTLAPDTPGALLPQSVVDRPLVTTTPIRGSFPVRYVQDPRQGPPVSAEAALLLEVSTGTVLYAKDEHQRRAPASTTKIITALLAIESGRLQDAVTVSRRAAGVTGSSAYLSTGERYTLEELLHGLMLPSGNDAAVAIAEHVGGSVSGFAAMMNRRARELGAYDSHFVNPHGLDDPQHHTSAYDLALFAKTAMQYPTFAAVVGRRAYTALSQQKTWHNTNRLLWSFEGATGIKTGTTSRAGNCLVAAASREGMQLISVVLGSSDRWADSARLLEYGFSAFAVVELARRGDVVAEVPVAGASSDLVVRVMAADRLAVTVPIRQVKDVRGVVRLRQLFAPVGAGQPVGELEGYLADQPFARIPLVAGEPVPRLPWWRRIF, translated from the coding sequence GTGTCGATTCGGCGGCGGCAAGGGTTTCAGAGTCTGCGATGGCCTTCCCCCGCCACGCTCCTGGTGCTCCTCACGGCCGTGGCCGCGTTGGCCCTCACGCTTGCGCCCGACACGCCCGGGGCGCTCCTGCCCCAAAGCGTCGTCGACCGGCCGCTGGTCACCACCACGCCCATCCGGGGCTCCTTCCCGGTGCGCTACGTGCAGGACCCCCGCCAGGGCCCCCCCGTCTCCGCGGAAGCGGCGCTACTGCTGGAGGTCTCCACCGGCACCGTCCTTTATGCCAAGGACGAGCACCAGCGGCGGGCGCCGGCCAGCACTACCAAGATTATCACAGCGCTGCTCGCGATCGAATCGGGCCGCCTCCAAGACGCCGTGACCGTCTCCCGGCGGGCGGCGGGCGTGACGGGGTCGTCCGCGTACCTCTCCACCGGCGAGCGCTACACGCTCGAGGAACTCCTCCACGGCCTCATGTTGCCCTCGGGCAACGACGCCGCCGTGGCCATCGCCGAACACGTCGGCGGCAGCGTCTCCGGCTTCGCCGCCATGATGAACCGGCGTGCCCGCGAGCTGGGCGCGTACGACTCCCACTTCGTCAACCCCCACGGGCTCGACGACCCCCAGCACCACACCTCGGCGTACGATCTGGCGCTCTTTGCGAAGACGGCCATGCAGTACCCCACGTTTGCGGCCGTGGTCGGGCGGCGGGCGTACACGGCGCTGTCGCAGCAAAAGACGTGGCACAACACCAACCGGTTGTTGTGGAGCTTCGAGGGCGCCACGGGCATCAAGACGGGCACCACCTCGCGGGCCGGTAACTGCCTGGTGGCGGCGGCGTCACGGGAAGGGATGCAGCTCATCAGCGTGGTGCTCGGAAGCTCCGACCGCTGGGCCGACAGCGCCCGCCTGCTCGAGTACGGCTTTTCGGCCTTTGCGGTCGTGGAACTGGCCCGCCGGGGCGACGTGGTGGCGGAGGTGCCCGTGGCCGGCGCCTCGTCCGACCTCGTGGTGCGCGTCATGGCCGCCGACCGGCTCGCCGTCACCGTGCCGATCCGGCAGGTGAAAGACGTGCGAGGGGTCGTGCGGTTGCGCCAGCTCTTCGCGCCCGTGGGGGCCGGACAGCCCGTCGGAGAGCTGGAGGGTTACCTGGCCGACCAGCCCTTCGCCCGCATCCCCCTCGTCGCCGGCGAGCCGGTCCCGCGCCTTCCCTGGTGGCGCCGCATCTTCTGA
- a CDS encoding Crp/Fnr family transcriptional regulator → MQEASESRASAAFGRRATAVTRVVPFRCLAGSTREAMARALEPRELSARERLFTQGIRADALYLVDSGLAQLIREESPGELRVAGLVGPGWVLAAGEVMDGLPYRTSCRSVGQALVWRLERRVVLELVERDPRLRLALALLSGRSPHGAPATPGLLPDVAADPAREAQRVAGAVLHLARVAGKLDGSGLLLLPAGPEDLACLAGASAAVVHEALARLERRKVLVARDPAGLRFDPARLAEAETEQQPP, encoded by the coding sequence GTGCAGGAAGCGTCAGAGTCGCGCGCATCCGCGGCGTTCGGACGGCGGGCTACGGCGGTTACCAGGGTTGTCCCGTTTCGGTGCCTTGCCGGCTCCACCCGGGAAGCGATGGCGCGTGCGCTGGAGCCCAGGGAGTTGTCGGCGCGCGAGCGACTGTTCACCCAGGGGATCCGGGCCGACGCCCTGTACCTGGTCGACTCCGGGCTGGCCCAGCTGATTCGCGAGGAGTCGCCGGGCGAGCTTCGAGTCGCCGGCCTGGTGGGCCCCGGTTGGGTGCTCGCAGCGGGCGAGGTGATGGACGGCCTTCCCTATCGTACGAGCTGCCGTTCGGTGGGACAGGCCCTCGTGTGGAGGCTCGAGCGGCGGGTGGTACTGGAGCTGGTGGAGCGCGATCCGCGGCTGCGGCTGGCGCTCGCCCTGCTCTCCGGTCGCTCTCCGCACGGGGCCCCGGCCACGCCGGGCTTGCTCCCGGACGTCGCCGCCGACCCGGCACGTGAGGCGCAACGGGTCGCCGGAGCGGTCCTGCACCTGGCTCGGGTCGCCGGCAAACTCGACGGGTCCGGCCTGCTGCTGTTGCCGGCAGGCCCGGAGGATCTGGCCTGTCTCGCAGGCGCCAGCGCCGCCGTGGTGCACGAAGCCCTGGCTCGACTCGAGCGCCGGAAGGTGCTGGTCGCCCGAGACCCGGCGGGCCTGCGGTTCGATCCAGCACGGCTGGCAGAAGCGGAGACAGAGCAGCAACCCCCATGA
- a CDS encoding type II secretion system protein: MSLLRNRWRKVLKSLRNDKGFTLMELMVVVAIIAILATGGFVAYDQFVQRAVNSSAQQFAAALRTAVQFYELENNASPADASKATTTKNLSEVGLDTAELTLLPSDGSVGTKAGFWVNCPSENDTTWKVTAVRSGRTSTEVTVTTGIKPPSGACSQD; encoded by the coding sequence GTGAGCCTGTTGCGGAACCGCTGGCGGAAGGTGCTCAAGTCCCTTCGAAACGACAAAGGCTTCACGCTGATGGAGCTCATGGTGGTCGTCGCCATCATCGCCATCTTGGCCACCGGTGGGTTTGTGGCATACGACCAGTTCGTTCAGCGGGCGGTGAACAGCTCCGCACAGCAGTTTGCGGCCGCACTCCGTACCGCGGTACAGTTTTACGAACTGGAGAACAACGCGAGCCCTGCCGATGCCTCAAAGGCGACCACCACGAAGAACCTCTCTGAGGTTGGGCTGGATACAGCGGAGTTGACCCTGTTACCCAGTGACGGCTCTGTTGGAACCAAAGCCGGCTTCTGGGTAAACTGCCCTTCCGAAAACGATACGACCTGGAAAGTCACCGCTGTGCGAAGTGGCCGTACAAGTACCGAGGTCACGGTGACAACGGGCATTAAGCCGCCCTCAGGTGCCTGTAGTCAGGACTAG
- a CDS encoding GspE/PulE family protein: MGNAVRITGRRGLGDTLVDQGLVTPAQLQEAVAEQRRTGKSIVRALLDLELVSPGQMADALSAYLGIPRVRWDQVELRPELARVLPERFLKEGVLPVRVEGSTLFLAMVDPMDVMLLDDVQAATGMHVVPLVATEPEIEVARGQVFSLALSTEEVVEQIEPEEEPLNEQELIDPNSPAVRMVNLILADAVQRRASDVHLEPQRDRLRVRFRIDGLLRDVSTVPRQLMPSVVSRVKVMAGLDIAEHRRPQDGQIQMRIGEAQVDMRVSVMPTIHGEKAVVRLLNRSAGLITLDQLGFLPEARLQVDEMLRQRQGLILLTGPTGSGKSTTLYAFLQALNTPERNIITVEDPVEYHVDGITQVQINPRAGITFANTLRSVLRQDPDVLMVGEIRDQETAQIAVRAALTGHLVLSTLHTNSAPGSVVRLMDMGVEPYLLSATLVGVVAQRLVRAVCRDCRTTGVPELTPAERSFLGPAYHGEPLAWGRGCQVCEGTGFRGRVLIEEVLLVDRAIRDHIAGQPSEDTLRQLAMKAGMKTLKESGIAKALMGITTVGEVFRALYSLDEWNGKEPWQTGGTGEAAAALATAGTEQPSSLEAEEVRP; this comes from the coding sequence ATGGGCAACGCGGTGCGGATCACGGGGCGTAGAGGCCTAGGAGATACCCTGGTCGACCAGGGGCTTGTCACCCCAGCGCAGCTGCAGGAGGCCGTGGCCGAGCAGCGGCGGACGGGCAAGAGCATCGTGCGGGCGCTGCTCGATCTCGAGCTCGTGAGCCCCGGCCAGATGGCCGACGCGCTGTCCGCGTACCTCGGCATCCCGCGTGTTCGATGGGACCAGGTGGAACTCCGCCCCGAGCTCGCCCGCGTGCTGCCCGAGCGGTTCTTGAAAGAAGGGGTGCTGCCCGTGCGGGTGGAGGGCAGCACCCTCTTCCTCGCCATGGTCGACCCCATGGACGTCATGCTCCTCGACGACGTGCAGGCGGCCACCGGCATGCACGTCGTACCGCTGGTGGCCACGGAGCCGGAGATCGAGGTGGCGCGGGGGCAGGTCTTCAGCCTGGCCCTCTCCACCGAGGAAGTCGTCGAGCAAATCGAGCCCGAGGAAGAGCCTCTCAACGAGCAGGAGCTCATCGACCCCAACTCCCCGGCCGTCCGCATGGTCAACCTCATCCTGGCCGACGCCGTCCAGCGGCGGGCCAGCGACGTCCATCTGGAACCGCAAAGAGATCGCCTGCGCGTGCGCTTTCGCATCGACGGCCTGCTGCGAGACGTCAGCACGGTTCCCCGCCAGCTCATGCCGAGCGTCGTCTCCCGGGTGAAGGTCATGGCCGGGCTCGACATCGCCGAGCACCGGCGCCCGCAGGACGGCCAGATCCAGATGCGGATCGGCGAGGCGCAGGTCGACATGCGAGTCTCCGTCATGCCGACCATCCACGGCGAGAAGGCCGTGGTGCGGTTGCTCAACCGGAGCGCCGGGCTCATCACGCTCGACCAGTTAGGTTTCCTGCCCGAGGCGCGCCTCCAGGTCGACGAGATGCTGCGCCAGCGCCAGGGCCTCATCCTGCTCACGGGGCCCACCGGGAGCGGCAAGTCGACGACCCTTTACGCCTTTTTGCAGGCGCTCAACACGCCCGAGCGCAACATCATCACGGTGGAAGATCCGGTGGAGTACCACGTGGACGGCATCACGCAGGTGCAGATCAATCCCCGGGCCGGCATCACCTTCGCCAACACGCTGCGCAGCGTGCTCCGCCAGGACCCCGACGTGCTCATGGTCGGGGAGATCCGGGATCAGGAGACCGCGCAGATCGCGGTGCGGGCAGCCCTCACCGGGCACCTGGTGCTTTCGACGCTGCACACCAACTCGGCGCCCGGCAGCGTGGTGCGGCTCATGGACATGGGGGTCGAGCCGTACTTGCTGAGCGCCACCCTGGTGGGGGTCGTCGCGCAGCGCCTGGTGCGGGCCGTCTGCCGCGACTGCCGGACGACGGGCGTGCCGGAGCTCACGCCGGCCGAACGGAGCTTCCTCGGCCCCGCCTATCACGGCGAGCCCCTCGCCTGGGGGCGCGGCTGCCAGGTGTGCGAAGGCACGGGCTTTCGCGGCCGGGTCCTGATCGAGGAGGTGCTCCTGGTGGACCGGGCCATCCGCGATCACATCGCCGGGCAGCCCTCCGAGGATACCTTGCGGCAGCTCGCCATGAAGGCAGGCATGAAGACGCTCAAGGAAAGCGGCATCGCCAAGGCGCTGATGGGAATCACCACCGTGGGCGAGGTCTTCCGGGCGCTGTACAGCCTCGACGAGTGGAACGGCAAGGAACCATGGCAAACCGGCGGCACGGGCGAGGCCGCGGCCGCGCTCGCCACCGCAGGGACTGAACAACCTTCGAGTCTCGAGGCCGAAGAGGTGCGCCCATGA
- a CDS encoding type IV pilus twitching motility protein PilT, with protein MNETLDTLLRITVERHASDLHLTSGVPPMLRIHGRLEPLDGYKVLMPADLEGLIRPILNEGLLRTFEQQGQVDLSHGVPGVGRFRCNVFRQRGSWGMAARVIPAEVPSLDQLGLPPVVADLCGRVDGLILVTGPTGSGKSTTLAAMIDHINQHRKTVIITLEDPIEYLHRHKMSVINQREIGTDTTSFAAALRGALRADPDVVLVGEMRDLDTVATALRAAETGHLVLSTLHTRGAAETVERVIDMFPPEQQRQIQLQFASTIQAVISQRLLPRADGQGRVLACEVMVATPAIRTMIRESKWHQIPAAIETGARFGMRTLEASMRALLERGLIDPEEMLALKRE; from the coding sequence ATGAACGAGACGCTGGATACGTTGCTGCGGATCACGGTAGAGCGACACGCCTCGGACCTCCACCTGACCTCGGGCGTGCCACCCATGCTGCGCATCCACGGGCGGCTCGAACCGCTCGACGGATACAAGGTCCTGATGCCGGCGGACCTGGAGGGGCTCATCCGGCCCATCCTCAACGAGGGGCTGTTGCGCACGTTCGAGCAACAGGGCCAGGTGGATCTGTCGCACGGGGTGCCGGGGGTCGGGCGGTTCCGGTGCAACGTCTTTCGCCAGCGGGGTTCGTGGGGCATGGCCGCCCGGGTGATCCCGGCCGAGGTCCCGTCGCTCGACCAGCTCGGGCTGCCCCCGGTGGTCGCCGACCTTTGCGGGCGGGTCGACGGGCTCATCCTGGTGACCGGGCCCACCGGCAGCGGCAAGTCGACGACGCTCGCCGCCATGATCGATCACATCAACCAGCACCGTAAGACCGTCATCATCACGCTGGAGGACCCCATCGAGTACCTGCACCGCCACAAGATGAGCGTCATCAACCAGCGGGAGATCGGCACCGACACGACGTCGTTCGCGGCCGCGCTGCGGGGAGCGCTCAGGGCCGACCCCGACGTCGTGCTGGTCGGGGAGATGCGGGACCTGGATACGGTCGCCACGGCCCTGCGGGCCGCCGAGACAGGGCATCTGGTACTTTCGACGCTTCACACCCGGGGCGCGGCGGAGACGGTGGAGCGGGTCATCGACATGTTTCCGCCCGAACAGCAGCGGCAAATCCAGCTGCAGTTCGCCTCGACCATTCAGGCGGTCATCTCGCAGCGGCTGCTCCCGAGGGCGGACGGGCAGGGGCGGGTGCTGGCCTGCGAGGTGATGGTGGCCACGCCGGCCATCCGCACCATGATCCGGGAGAGTAAGTGGCACCAGATCCCGGCCGCCATCGAGACGGGGGCGCGGTTCGGGATGCGCACGCTGGAGGCCTCCATGCGGGCGTTGCTGGAGCGGGGGCTCATCGATCCCGAGGAGATGCTGGCGCTCAAGCGGGAGTAG
- a CDS encoding type II secretion system F family protein, which produces MSVPFEYRARDKTGRAVSGVIDAEDSAAAVRRLRQEGLYVSSVRPASRAGARGAAGRGAGAGAGALGVLSRGRRPSAADVALLCSQFAMMLRAGLTAADGLRLLVQQTSNRRLREALEAVRRDVSTGSSLARSFGRHGDVFPQLLVQMVEVGEVTGALEEVLNRTGAYYQREHELRAKVREALAYPTLVAIVALVVINVLLLFVLPTFVGFFRQAGMPLPLATRVLLGVQEFTSRWWWAVAAAVVAAATALRQYVRTPRGRLERDRFLLRAPIFGGLVTRTVLARLTRTLGLGLRSGISMVEALRAAQRVVGNEAMAQAMAGVIAGVEKGQSVAKAMAAQKLFPELLVQMVAVGETTGSVEEMMEHLATRYDGEVERAVKTLISLLEPAIIIVLAGVVLLIVASVMLPLFQSAGLVQ; this is translated from the coding sequence GTGTCCGTTCCCTTCGAGTACAGGGCGAGGGACAAGACCGGGCGGGCGGTCAGCGGCGTCATCGACGCCGAGGACAGCGCGGCGGCGGTACGGCGGCTGCGCCAGGAAGGGCTCTACGTCTCGTCGGTGCGGCCTGCTTCCAGAGCCGGCGCCAGAGGGGCGGCCGGGCGCGGGGCGGGCGCCGGGGCCGGGGCGCTGGGCGTCCTGAGCCGGGGGCGCAGGCCCTCGGCGGCCGACGTGGCGCTGTTGTGCAGCCAGTTCGCCATGATGCTCAGGGCGGGGCTGACGGCGGCCGACGGGCTGCGGCTGCTCGTGCAGCAGACCTCCAACCGCAGGCTGCGCGAGGCGCTCGAGGCAGTGCGCCGGGACGTCTCCACCGGGTCGTCGCTCGCCAGGAGCTTCGGGCGGCACGGCGACGTCTTCCCCCAGCTGCTCGTGCAGATGGTCGAAGTCGGCGAGGTGACGGGCGCCCTCGAGGAAGTGCTCAACCGCACCGGCGCGTACTACCAGCGGGAGCACGAACTGCGGGCCAAAGTGCGGGAGGCCCTCGCCTACCCCACCCTCGTCGCCATCGTGGCGCTGGTCGTGATCAACGTCTTGCTGCTGTTCGTGCTGCCGACCTTCGTGGGGTTCTTCCGGCAGGCGGGGATGCCGCTGCCCCTGGCGACCCGCGTGCTGCTCGGGGTGCAGGAGTTCACGTCGCGGTGGTGGTGGGCCGTCGCAGCGGCGGTCGTCGCCGCAGCCACGGCCTTGCGCCAGTACGTGCGCACCCCTCGCGGCCGCCTGGAGCGGGACCGCTTCCTGCTGCGGGCGCCCATCTTCGGAGGGCTCGTGACCCGCACGGTGCTCGCCCGCCTCACCCGCACCCTGGGGCTCGGGCTGCGCAGCGGGATTTCCATGGTCGAGGCGCTGCGCGCGGCGCAGCGGGTGGTGGGCAACGAGGCGATGGCCCAGGCGATGGCGGGCGTCATCGCCGGCGTCGAGAAAGGCCAGAGCGTCGCGAAGGCGATGGCGGCCCAGAAACTCTTCCCCGAACTGCTCGTCCAGATGGTCGCCGTGGGGGAGACCACGGGCAGCGTGGAGGAGATGATGGAGCACCTGGCCACCCGCTACGACGGCGAGGTGGAGCGGGCGGTCAAGACCCTCATCTCGCTGCTCGAACCCGCCATCATCATCGTGCTGGCCGGCGTGGTGCTGCTCATCGTGGCGTCGGTGATGCTGCCGCTGTTCCAGTCGGCGGGGCTCGTCCAGTAG
- the pilM gene encoding type IV pilus assembly protein PilM: MAQLVVGIDLGHKEVKVAQLRRRRRSHRVERLLRIPVPAQAIAQGRIEARERLRDALRPAFGGLRLEQLHVVVAMKSPEFLVRTLTLPPMPPGELREAARWEMVDLLQLPREQADDLLVDCEVLEQPADGEARVGVVATRRPVVREVVQLLKELRLPPEVLEVNAFALERAVRRPGHVCYLDVGDAFTEVYVASDGRYELYRLLPMGLDRVTAALAEVLGTSREHAEAARQSEELGTLLERSGSHPALRRTVQALLDALAQTLEYVRTQGAQAAGPGDGAVDAIVLSGGGALQPGMAALLHEELGYPVETADPLQGLELDPRVGEAVGEGLAPLFAPAVGLALRGVEGP; the protein is encoded by the coding sequence GTGGCGCAACTGGTGGTCGGCATCGACCTCGGGCACAAAGAGGTGAAAGTCGCGCAGCTGCGGCGCCGCCGGCGCTCGCACCGGGTGGAACGCCTGCTGCGCATCCCCGTACCGGCCCAGGCCATCGCCCAGGGCCGTATCGAGGCCCGCGAGAGGTTGAGGGACGCGCTCAGGCCCGCGTTCGGCGGGCTGCGCCTGGAGCAGCTCCATGTCGTCGTGGCCATGAAGAGCCCCGAGTTCCTGGTGCGAACGCTCACCCTGCCGCCCATGCCCCCCGGCGAACTGCGCGAGGCGGCCCGCTGGGAGATGGTCGACCTGTTGCAGCTTCCCCGAGAACAGGCCGATGACCTCCTGGTCGACTGCGAGGTGCTCGAGCAGCCGGCAGACGGCGAGGCCCGGGTCGGCGTGGTCGCGACCCGGAGGCCCGTCGTCCGGGAGGTCGTCCAGCTCCTGAAAGAGCTGCGGCTTCCGCCGGAGGTGCTGGAGGTCAACGCTTTCGCCCTGGAACGGGCGGTGCGGCGGCCCGGGCACGTCTGCTACCTCGACGTGGGCGACGCGTTCACCGAGGTGTACGTAGCGTCGGACGGGCGCTACGAGCTCTACCGGCTGCTGCCGATGGGTTTGGACCGCGTCACGGCGGCGCTCGCCGAGGTGCTGGGAACCTCCCGGGAGCATGCCGAGGCGGCCCGGCAAAGCGAGGAGCTGGGGACGCTCTTGGAGCGTTCCGGCAGCCACCCGGCGCTTCGCCGGACGGTCCAGGCGCTCCTGGACGCCCTGGCCCAGACGCTCGAGTACGTGCGCACTCAGGGAGCACAGGCGGCGGGGCCGGGCGACGGGGCCGTCGACGCGATCGTGCTCTCCGGGGGCGGGGCGCTCCAACCGGGCATGGCGGCCCTGCTCCACGAGGAGCTGGGGTATCCGGTGGAGACGGCCGACCCGCTCCAGGGCCTGGAGCTTGACCCGCGGGTCGGCGAAGCCGTGGGCGAGGGGCTGGCGCCGCTTTTCGCGCCGGCCGTAGGGTTGGCGCTCCGGGGGGTGGAGGGGCCGTGA
- a CDS encoding PilN domain-containing protein, with the protein MRVNLIPPEDRVKQGLVPLEPILGVVGVFLVTVAVVLGNFNQQQLAEAERRVTSLRRVVAELQPYQEELARVRDETRRVEEALKAGTGQSEAQAGVRPLSELARRMADAARRPGTVWLTRLAWSQGRLQLEGLATDAASVTAFLAHLTADGVLRQTQGSVSAEGAGGVVRFSCELAVSPAGEAAPGAAPGSSAGSTAAGERR; encoded by the coding sequence GTGAGAGTCAACCTCATTCCCCCGGAGGACCGGGTCAAGCAGGGCCTGGTGCCGCTGGAGCCGATCCTCGGGGTGGTCGGAGTGTTCTTGGTGACGGTGGCCGTCGTGCTGGGCAACTTCAACCAGCAGCAGCTGGCAGAGGCCGAACGGCGGGTCACGTCGCTGCGGCGGGTGGTGGCGGAGCTCCAGCCGTACCAGGAGGAGCTCGCTCGGGTGCGAGACGAGACGCGGCGGGTCGAAGAGGCGCTGAAGGCGGGCACGGGGCAAAGCGAGGCACAAGCCGGGGTCAGGCCCCTCTCGGAGCTGGCGCGGCGAATGGCCGACGCCGCCCGGCGGCCGGGCACGGTGTGGCTGACCCGGCTCGCCTGGTCGCAAGGGCGCCTCCAGCTCGAGGGACTCGCGACGGATGCGGCTTCCGTGACCGCCTTCCTCGCACACCTGACGGCGGACGGCGTCCTGCGGCAAACCCAGGGCAGCGTCAGCGCCGAGGGGGCGGGCGGGGTCGTGAGGTTTTCGTGCGAACTGGCGGTGAGCCCCGCAGGCGAGGCCGCGCCGGGCGCGGCACCGGGCAGCTCTGCCGGGAGCACGGCGGCGGGTGAGCGACGTTGA